The nucleotide sequence ACACGTTAAATCAACACTGTCTGCTGATACATTCAAAAGCGAGAACGAatcttcaaataaatataaattgtaaGGATTAATGTAGGTCGATTGGCCTCCTAACTTCACTGCGAAGGCTGATGATTGAGGCTGCTGGTACATAAAATCTATGTTGAACTGCGGCAAACACAATCACTCAAATACCTCGATATAAGAACCCTTAGATGTTGATCATTCTGATTAGAATTAGTGCAGTCGAGTTACAGACAACAATCCAGTTTGACATTACTAAAGATAAGAAACTGTAAATCGAAAGAAAGGAAGGAGCGCTAAGAAATCTCTCAGTTAGAACAAACCTATCACAAAGTCATTGAATATActgattattgatttgtttaagATATTTTTTAAGCAACCAATTCTACccttttatttattgtaattagaACTTTAGGCAAACTAAATTTGAAATTCTCCTAACGAATATATTTCTGAAAATTACACTTCAAACTGTGATGTCAAATGCGTTTTAATTGCTCAAATAGTTGTAACCTTGTGTCATAGCAACCAAACACTCTACACTTTTAAATATCTCATTTAGAATActtgtttttataaataatcatGACAAGCGTCCTTCCTTCAAGAAATCCAGAAGGAACATACAGTTTCGCTAGTCAGCCTAAGGTGGTAGCAAGGAGGAAAATTTATCGGGAGAATAtgtaatttttatatttataaatttttacaCAAGATCAGAGAAGAAGATATAAACAGTAACTACGGAAATATCATGTACGATAGGAGAGTAATCAGGGGAAACACATACGCTTTGCATGTATTGCCTGCTCACGCTCAGGCCGATCCTATTGAAAttcagaaacaaatagaaaGGAAACGTAACGCTATTGCTCGTCGTAGAATGCGTGAAGAAGtatgttttcatcacaaactgtgataataattgatttttGCTTTTTTTGTATTATATGAACAAACAAATCAGAACTACACTTCGACGATAAGATACAGACATTACAAATAGATTTTCTGCTAATAATTGGTTTGTTAATTATTGAATCTCTTGTTGTCTTAGTTACATTTGACTTGACTTTTGTACATTTGCCTAAGTCTTAGCATGTCCTTACATCCGTAAGTCTTGTTTAGTTTCAAAACTATGTTAATCTGGTGTTAGTGTTGATAGTTGCATGCTTACATATAGTAACCATAGATTCAGACAATTCTAAGACCTATGGAAAGGAAACACTAAAATTTACATTATTTGAGTTACGCACTGCAGATTAGTACGCTGCGTGAAGACTTTGGAGTTTTAACACGACCTTTATTTCACCGCCTTATGTTATCAAATCTTGTTATCAACAAACCTGTTTGGTTAATTCGAACGATGTAATAAAGATATGTGGATTTCGAGAACCATGTGGTATATTAGTACAATACGTTTAGAACAATCTGAACACATACTTCGTAAGAACATTCGGGTATGATAAAGTTGAAGGTTGACAAGATACAAATGGTGGGTTTTGCGAAACAAAGACAATAGAGAAAACTTTATGAATAACAATGTGAAACTCAACACGCTGTGTAATATGTTTATATATCCAGGGTATAGTTAGTATGCGATCGAGTTGTTTTTGAGTGACTGAGTAAGGTTTAAATCTTTGTATAACCAACAATAAATCCCAGCGCATGTCTGAGATAAATTTTGTACAAAGCTGCAGAGGCTGAGTTAAACATTAATCTTATAATCTGTTTTAACtagattgtttgaaatatattggGCTAAGATATCACATAGCTCTGATGAAGTTCGtattcttattacactattatACAATATGTTTTCTGTCTAGGAAGTGTTGAGTTACTTTGCATACAGAGCCAATAAAAACCCTTATTCAAAAATATAACGCAATAAAAGTAACGTTTAAACGCAGTTTCATCATTTGGCAGGCCAAGATAACCTCTCTCCTGGCTAAACAGGATACGTTTTCAGTCATTATGTCGTATAGTTCAACTTGAAACTGAGAACGCGGTATATATCTGTCTAGCATTAAGAATACTAAAACTCAACTAAATTGAGTTCAGAATTATTTCAGTCGCTTGAATCCCCTCTAGTTCAAAAATACCCAATGATTGCTCGTGAAAGAGATTTATTCATAGAAAAACGATGTCGCATATCATATAGCCAGATGAGATAAACTGTAAAATTGCTTTTTAAACAAAGCGTTATGGATTAACAGCAGTACATTACTTAGGACAGGAATACTTTTATCTCTTATCAATCTGAGTGGTAACAAGTTTAATGTTATATGATTCAATTTTTTAGTTATATTATAAATTGCCCATCAGCCTAACTAATGTGGAGATTCTGTGCAATTTTTTTCATACTTTCTGGCCAGAAAAGCTTACCAGGATGTTCCGAAAGCAGGTTTCGCTAGCAAGACGTGTCCATATTCTCGTAGGAACCAGATGTCCCAGCATAAACATTTTCGTGTATGGAATGCAGTTAATTTCATACTTGACTTTTttacagcatatttacaattaaataCATAAGGTTTATTTTTTCATAGTTCAACTAAAATCTCCAGTGCAAATCAGGAGCTAAAGGACCAGAACCTTATGATAATATCAGTAAAAACAGTTTATAGATCTGCTGAACACACTTTGTCAGATAGATAAGTACACAGAACATAGTTCATCCCACTAAGAATTGTTTTGTTAAACTGTTGATTAACATTCATCCACTACTGAATTCCAAACAGAATAATAAAATTCCAAGCATTTTGTATTTCCTAATAATGCCTCTCAATATTCTAAAATATGCCTGATCTAATGTAAAATCAGTAAAAGCATCGATTACTTTCAgagaaaatcaaatgaattcttAAGTTATGTACGGCGAAGCAACAGTCGGCGAATTTCATGAATGCTATTACTTTTCAATTTATATACCATTAACTTCGGCCCAATTGGGTATTTCTCCAAGCTGTCATAGGTTAAAATGACCATAAGTACTATATAACTCAGTTACTTCAGTGTACATGGTTAGCATTATTTTAACTATTACATTCAAAACcttttttaatttatatgtGTTTACGAATCATTTAATGATTGATAATTTTGTTGCTGTCGGAAAACCTAGCTCAGACCGAAATCCCCATTACCTCTAGATGGTAGACTTCATCAACCAGTTCAGACCGAACTTTACTTGGAAGCGCTTACGGAACAAATTGAAGAAACAGATGAAACTTGTCAGACCGATGAATTTCTGGACAGACCACCTACTCCACTTTACGTACCAGCCAAAATTGGTGTGGATGTAATGACTCAAATATATGAAGGAGATGTGAGTCGAAGATCCTTATTTATTAGTTTTACCCTTATTTTTTATTAGGGAGTGAATATAATTTGACAGATAAAgtataatcagtcagtcatccGTCACAAACAACGTTGAACCTGTCATATGTATGGATCAGTTTACTTTATACCGCCAAATCAGCATATGGAAATGAAATTACGGCGGCAAATGTTAGAATATTCAAAGAAATAACAGCGTCTGTGGCAGAAAAGGATTTTACACATAAACAACTTTACTCAAGAAGCAACAAATAATTCCATAGACAAAAAGCATAGGATGGCTGTAAAACTACAAAGTTTGACTTGAAAATAGATTTCATTAGTTTTGGAAGGAAGCAGTCATAATAGAAACATGAAATTTCTGAAGTTATTCTTTGGCGAATTAGTGTGTTGGTTTTTAAATACCTGTACTGCAGTACGTTTTATGTAATCAGTATTGCATGCTTTCTTTTGAGTCGTTAATCATTTTAAAAGTCGTTTTCGTCATTGACTAACATCAGTTTAGCCTTTGGATTACTAAATAATTATCTAAAATTATCCTGTTCACAGATACTGACGGTTCATTtgataattgtttttaataggtcaatgaaattaaaatatgaCCAGCCAGTGAGAGAAGACAGATAAACAGCTAGCCTGCTAAGTGTTGTTACACTGGTAATCTTGTAACTTCTTTCCTTGCATCGATTTTATTCCGGGCTCCACTGAGCGTAAAAGAACCTTACTGTattataaaactattttattgTTCTCAGTCTTCTAATTAAATCTCTTGTATCGGCATATGGCATGACCTGGTCTATATTTGGTGTACCCATTCTAGTGATCGTATAATCTCGTGCCCAAGTCGTAATAAAGTATCATATAGGGTGAAACACAGAAATCTTAACACTATGCCGTTAGAAACGTTCATAGATTGCGGAATTGATGATACATAAAgtcgtacgtacgaagttctacgctattactgactgactgaatgtcGTAACCATGGATTGCTAATAAATCTCCTAGTAGGTTTCCGATTCCccttcattgttattgtttCACTAAATGATAACTAGACAAATTACtttgtaaatgaccttcctaaACCACAAGCTTTTACATAAAAAGcctaatatttaaaattaaaggaTAACTGACCACAAACTTTGCACTTCACATTAGGAAATTGTTTGTTTTGACACATGAATTAATATTATTCAGAATTATTCATCTCTTGTATTTTAAGTGTTTTACTGAGGAATTAAAAGGGGATAAATCTATCTTAATACCAAAAGAATAACAATTCAGTAATGAAAATGACAGTGGCGTAGTAAACATaactatttatttcatattcattCTAGTTATATTTGTACTTTGAAACAAGAATTCcaataaatatttcagtatAATTTAATagtcatttaatttatttttcagcTTTTTGACTTCGATTTAGAAGTTACACCAATATTAGAAGTTTTGATTGGTAAAACAATTGAACAATCTTTACTTGAAATTGCGGAAGAAGAAGAATTAGCTAGTATACGTGCTCAACAGAATGCTTTTGAAGAAATACGCCAAGCTGATCTTTTAGAAGTTGCTAGACTTACAGAACGTGAAAGACGTATACAGTAAGTTATAAAATATTAA is from Schistosoma haematobium chromosome 6, whole genome shotgun sequence and encodes:
- the RSPH3 gene encoding Radial spoke head protein 3 (EggNog:ENOG410VCIR~COG:S); this encodes MTSVLPSRNPEGTYSFASQPKVVARRKIYRENIEEDINSNYGNIMYDRRVIRGNTYALHVLPAHAQADPIEIQKQIERKRNAIARRRMREELRPKSPLPLDGRLHQPVQTELYLEALTEQIEETDETCQTDEFLDRPPTPLYVPAKIGVDVMTQIYEGDLFDFDLEVTPILEVLIGKTIEQSLLEIAEEEELASIRAQQNAFEEIRQADLLEVARLTERERRIQEEKERRKAQYLAVIEQEKELTTKVAAQAFAKAYLADLQTHVFNNLTETGYFYDPVERDIEEGFLPWLMEQIDEELELWNDACLLLDGMIREVVQERHHEYRQLELMAAEMALMQEAGAALTGQSDQPEPSDELTENSKIENIIESSFDKEPGEEDDEEEQTEKDDRNDEGEIQAEGEKDEPNSEMNDQNGDEIDEE